One genomic window of Candidatus Pseudobacter hemicellulosilyticus includes the following:
- a CDS encoding efflux RND transporter permease subunit, with product MKRLLSLSLQLRLVVVVVMGLLLVIGSRVIQDASYDVFPEFAPPYVEIQVEAPGLSTAETEALIAVPIENALNGIPWSIHLKSKSVLGLASIRIEFENGTDIIKARQLVQERIGRVAAQLPAIARPPVMLQPLSTTSRVLKIGVSSDKLSQMDMTTQVRWTLRPRLMAVPGVANVAIWGQRDRQLQVQVIPEKLFAHNLTLNQVITAVTDAVRQFGGGFVDMPNQRMAISNLPHIYSAEDLARISLPSKNGTPIPLGEVAEVLEGFPAPIGDAVINDKEGLLLIVEKQPQANTLDVTHHVEKVLTEMKPGFADMQFDSTIFRPATFIEMSLHNLNKALLIGCVLVIIVLFFFLNDWRTALISVLAIPLSLLIAMMVLHYQGGTINTMVLAGLVIALGEVVDDAIIDVENIVRRLRLNSLLPQPLPAYQVVLHASLEVRSAVVYGSIIVALVLMPVFFLPGISGAFFQPLALSYILAILASLFVALTLTPALSLLLLPKKYASRTGKRVKEPALVLWLKPRYERILQGLLARPRRVFAATGLLLVLGIASLPFLGEEFLPHFKEYDFLMHWVEKPGTSLEASKRITVQVSKELRAIPGVRNFGAHIGRAEVADEVVGPNFTENWISISPDVPYDSTIARIQEVVDGYPGLYRDVLTYLRERVKEVLTGTSASIVVRIYGSDLAMLETKAKEVNTALSSVPGIADLKVQPQTLVPQLAVKYNPEKAARFGINATDMRRTINALVNGLKVGEIYEDQKIFDVVVWGTAPQRSDITAIPHLLVDIPTGGRAALKDLADIYVSPTPNEITREAASRRIDVTCNTKGVALGTVAKAIEARLKSISFPPGYHPEILGEYAERQASQRALNMLAIISVLGIFLLLYADFKSYRTATLILLSLPVALLGCILAAWLSGGILSLGSLVGFVTVLGIAARNAIMLISHYRHLQQEENETFSLHLVIKGAMERMSPILMTALAAALALIPIAVTGNQPGQEIEYPMAIIILGGITTSTLLNLFVLPVIFWRFGKAKKEQQQETAGA from the coding sequence ATGAAAAGACTATTATCACTTTCCCTGCAGCTGCGACTGGTAGTTGTGGTTGTCATGGGCCTGCTGCTGGTGATAGGTAGCCGTGTTATCCAGGATGCTTCCTATGATGTATTCCCCGAGTTTGCCCCGCCTTACGTGGAAATACAGGTGGAAGCGCCAGGCCTGTCTACCGCTGAAACAGAAGCATTGATAGCCGTACCCATTGAAAACGCGTTGAATGGTATTCCCTGGTCTATTCACCTCAAATCAAAATCCGTGCTGGGGCTTGCCTCCATCCGCATAGAATTTGAGAATGGTACAGATATTATCAAGGCAAGACAGCTGGTGCAGGAGCGCATCGGGCGGGTGGCCGCGCAGCTGCCTGCTATAGCACGTCCGCCTGTCATGCTGCAGCCGCTTTCCACTACCAGCCGCGTGCTGAAGATCGGCGTAAGCTCCGACAAGCTTTCCCAGATGGACATGACCACCCAGGTACGCTGGACATTACGTCCACGACTGATGGCTGTGCCCGGTGTGGCCAATGTGGCCATATGGGGACAAAGGGACCGCCAGCTGCAGGTACAGGTGATCCCGGAAAAACTATTTGCGCATAACCTCACGCTTAACCAGGTGATCACCGCTGTGACCGACGCCGTGCGGCAGTTTGGCGGTGGTTTTGTTGATATGCCCAACCAGCGGATGGCCATTTCCAACCTGCCGCATATTTATTCCGCGGAAGACCTTGCCCGGATAAGCCTGCCTTCTAAAAACGGCACCCCCATCCCGCTTGGAGAAGTAGCCGAAGTACTGGAGGGTTTTCCGGCGCCCATCGGTGATGCCGTCATCAACGACAAAGAAGGGTTGCTCCTGATCGTTGAAAAACAGCCGCAGGCCAATACGCTGGATGTGACACATCATGTGGAGAAAGTCCTGACCGAAATGAAACCAGGATTTGCAGATATGCAGTTTGACTCCACCATCTTCCGGCCGGCGACTTTCATTGAGATGTCCCTGCATAACCTGAACAAAGCCCTGCTGATTGGCTGCGTACTGGTCATCATTGTGTTGTTCTTTTTTCTGAACGACTGGCGCACTGCGCTGATCAGCGTGCTGGCCATCCCCCTGTCGCTGCTCATTGCCATGATGGTGCTGCATTACCAGGGAGGCACCATCAACACCATGGTGCTGGCAGGACTGGTGATAGCATTGGGCGAAGTAGTGGACGATGCCATCATTGATGTAGAGAACATTGTCCGGCGTTTGCGGCTGAACAGCCTGCTGCCGCAACCTCTACCTGCCTACCAGGTAGTCCTGCATGCTTCTCTTGAAGTACGCAGTGCGGTGGTATACGGCAGCATCATTGTGGCCCTGGTGCTGATGCCGGTGTTTTTTCTGCCCGGCATTTCAGGCGCCTTCTTCCAGCCGCTGGCGTTGTCCTATATACTGGCTATCCTTGCCTCCCTTTTTGTGGCCCTCACCCTGACACCCGCATTGTCTTTATTATTGCTGCCCAAAAAATATGCTTCCCGGACCGGCAAACGGGTCAAAGAACCAGCACTGGTGCTATGGTTAAAACCACGTTATGAAAGGATATTACAGGGCCTGCTGGCCAGACCCCGCAGAGTGTTTGCCGCTACAGGACTTTTATTGGTGCTGGGTATCGCTTCCCTCCCCTTTTTAGGAGAAGAATTCTTACCCCACTTTAAAGAATATGATTTCCTGATGCACTGGGTGGAAAAGCCAGGCACTTCCCTGGAAGCTTCCAAACGGATCACGGTACAGGTGAGCAAGGAACTAAGGGCCATCCCTGGCGTACGCAATTTTGGTGCGCATATCGGCCGGGCGGAAGTAGCCGATGAAGTGGTTGGCCCCAACTTCACGGAGAACTGGATCAGTATCAGTCCGGACGTTCCCTATGATTCAACCATCGCCCGGATCCAGGAGGTGGTGGATGGCTATCCAGGTCTCTACAGGGATGTGCTGACCTACCTGCGCGAGCGGGTGAAAGAGGTATTGACCGGCACCAGCGCCAGCATCGTGGTCCGGATCTATGGATCTGATCTGGCCATGCTGGAAACAAAAGCCAAAGAAGTAAATACCGCGTTGTCTTCTGTGCCTGGCATCGCTGATCTGAAAGTGCAGCCTCAAACCCTGGTGCCACAGCTGGCCGTAAAATACAATCCTGAAAAAGCGGCCCGGTTCGGCATTAACGCCACCGACATGCGCCGGACCATCAACGCCCTGGTTAACGGTCTTAAAGTGGGTGAGATATACGAGGACCAGAAGATCTTCGACGTAGTGGTATGGGGAACAGCTCCGCAGAGAAGTGATATTACAGCTATCCCCCACCTGCTGGTGGATATTCCTACAGGCGGCAGGGCTGCACTGAAGGACCTGGCAGATATATATGTAAGTCCCACGCCTAATGAGATCACGCGGGAAGCGGCTTCCAGGCGAATAGATGTGACCTGCAATACTAAAGGAGTGGCGCTGGGCACCGTGGCCAAAGCTATTGAGGCCCGCCTGAAAAGCATTTCCTTTCCGCCGGGTTATCATCCGGAGATCCTGGGAGAATATGCCGAACGGCAGGCTTCCCAGCGGGCATTGAATATGCTGGCCATAATATCGGTGCTGGGCATATTCCTGCTGCTGTACGCTGACTTTAAATCTTACCGGACCGCAACGCTCATCCTGCTCAGCCTACCTGTAGCCCTGCTGGGTTGTATCCTGGCGGCATGGCTGTCGGGGGGTATTCTATCCCTGGGATCGCTGGTGGGATTTGTAACGGTACTGGGTATTGCGGCCCGTAATGCCATCATGCTGATCAGCCATTACCGGCACCTGCAGCAGGAAGAGAACGAAACATTCAGCCTGCACCTGGTGATCAAAGGCGCTATGGAGCGCATGAGCCCCATCCTGATGACCGCCCTGGCCGCTGCGCTGGCGCTTATCCCTATAGCAGTAACAGGCAATCAGCCAGGCCAGGAGATTGAATACCCGATGGCCATCATTATCCTGGGTGGCATAACTACTTCTACCCTGTTGAACCTGTTTGTCCT